One part of the Lotus japonicus ecotype B-129 chromosome 2, LjGifu_v1.2 genome encodes these proteins:
- the LOC130738448 gene encoding hydroxyisourate hydrolase-like: MEPETSSSSVYFLITLLVLNLVIVRVLSVSAAADNNYTRLDFPLDFVFGSGTSAYQVEGAANKDGRTPSIWDAFAHAGFAHGENGDVACDGYHRYKEDVQLMVETGLEAYRFSISWSRLIPNGRGQVNPKGLQYYNNFINELISKGIQPHATLHNYDLPQALDDKYGGWVSRDIIRDFTKYADVCFREFGDRVKYWTTVNEPNVFSLGGYDQGNAPPQRCSPPFCLTNSTRGNSTIEPYLAVHHILLSHSSAVRLYRRKYRGHQHGFVGISVYTMGGFRPHTNTEKDKVASQRAYDFMVGWIMEPLVHGDYPISMKENAGRRIPVFTNHESQQVKDSYDFIGVIHYNDINVTDNSDALNTNLRDFIADMAAKLIFGQGLFSEEEYPVTPWSLRELLDKFKLLYNNPPIFIHENGQRTASNSTLQDESRVKYLHGYIGAVLDALRNGSNIRGYFAWSFLDLFELLDGYRSSFGLYYVDRNDPELKRYPKLSAKWYSQFLKGTKSSLVGAIELEKDASLISVGNLFQ, from the exons ATGGAACCAGAAACATCTTCCAGCAGCGTATATTTCTTGATTACTCTCCTTGTTTTGAACTTGGTTATTGTCAGAGTGCTGAGTGTGAGTGCTGCTGCTGATAACAACTATACCAGACTTGACTTCCCACTTGATTTTGTGTTTGGTTCAGGCACCTCTGCTTATCAG GTGGAAGGAGCTGCTAATAAAGATGGAAGAACTCCTAGCATCTGGGATGCTTTTGCCCATGCTG GGTTTGCACATGGAGAAAATGGAGATGTAGCCTGTGATGGATACCACAGATATAAG GAAGATGTCCAACTCATGGTGGAAACAGGCCTTGAAGCTTATAGATTTTCCATTTCTTGGTCTAGACTGATACCAA ATGGTAGAGGACAGGTCAACCCAAAGGGATTGCAGTACTACAACAATTTCATCAATGAACTTATTAGCAAAG GAATCCAACCACATGCAACACTACACAACTATGATCTTCCACAGGCACTTGATGATAAATATGGAGGATGGGTTAGTCGTGATATCAT AAGAGACTTTACGAAGTACGCCGATGTGTGTTTTAGAGAGTTTGGCGATAGAGTGAAGTATTGGACTACAGTGAACGAGCCCAATGTCTTTTCCTTGGGTGGTTATGATCAGGGAAATGCCCCACCTCAACGGTGTTCTCCCCCATTTTGCCTTACAAATAGCACTAGGGGAAACTCAACAATTGAGCCCTACTTAGCAGTTCATCATATTTTGTTATCACATTCTTCCGCTGTGAGATTGTACAGAAGAAAGTATAGG GGTCATCAACATGGATTTGTTGGTATCTCTGTCTATACAATGGGGGGGTTCCGTCCTCATACGAACACAGAGAAAGACAAGGTAGCATCTCAAAGAGCCTACGATTTTATGGTTGGTTG GATTATGGAACCCTTGGTGCATGGagactatcccatttccatgaAGGAAAATGCAGGTCGAAGAATTCCAGTCTTCACAAACCATGAATCCCAACAAGTTAAGGATTCATATGACTTTATAGGTGTAATTCACTACAACGATATCAATGTCACAGACAATTCTGACGCCCTGAATACGAACCTGAGAGACTTCATTGCAGACATGGCTGCAAAATTAATCT TTGGACAAGGTCTATTTTCAGAGGAAGAG TACCCTGTCACACCATGGAGTTTACGGGAATTGCTGGATAAATTCAAGCTCCTTTACAACAATCCTCCTATATTCATTCATGAAAATG GTCAAAGGACAGCAAGCAATTCAACACTTCAAGACGAGTCAAGGGTGAAGTACTTGCATGGATACATTGGTGCCGTGCTCGATGCACTGAG AAATGGATCAAATATAAGGGGGTATTTTGCATGGTCTTTccttgatctatttgaattgcTGGATGGATACAGATCGAGCTTCGGCCTATACTATGTTGATAGGAATGATCCAGAGTTGAAAAGATACCCGAAGCTTTCCGCAAAATGGTACAGCCAATTTTTGAAGGGTACAAAATCCTCTCTAGTTGGAGCAATTGAACTCGAGAAGGATGCATCACTTATTTCTGTTGGTAATTTATTTCAATAG